The proteins below come from a single Rhinolophus ferrumequinum isolate MPI-CBG mRhiFer1 chromosome 8, mRhiFer1_v1.p, whole genome shotgun sequence genomic window:
- the LOC117026321 gene encoding tubulin alpha-8 chain-like has translation MRTSVVLLEKSSKDFMKLLGQFETAQAGSFPFVSCASHPTFLFAFTCEADQCTGLQGFLVFHSFGGGTGSGFTSLLMERLSVDYGKKSKLEFSIYPAPQVSTAVVEPYNSILTTHTTLEHSDCAFMVDNEAIYDICRRNLDIERPTYTNLNRLISQIVSSITASLRFDGALNMDLTEFQTNLVPYPRIHFPLATYAPVISAEKAYHEQLSVAEITNSCFEPANQMVKCDPRHGKYMACCLLYRGDVVPKDVNAAIAAIKTKRSIQFVDWCPTGFKVGINYQPPTVVPGGDLAKVQRAVCMLSNTTAIAEAWARLDHKFDLMYAKRAFVHWYVGEGMEEGEFSEAREDMAALEKDYEELGVDSVGGRGEKEGV, from the coding sequence ATGAGGACCTCTGTTGTGCTCTTGGAAAAGTCTTCCAAGGATTTTATGAAACTTTTGGGGCAATTTGAAACAGCACAAGCTGGTTCTTTCCCATTTGTCAGCTGTGCTTCACACCCCACATTTCTCTTTGCCTTCACTTGCGAGGCCGACCAGTGCACAGGACTTCAGGGCTTCCTGGTCTTCCACAGCTTTGGGGGCGGCACCGGCTCTGGCTTCACCTCGCTCTTGATGGAGCGGCTCTCTGTTGACTACGGCAAGAAATCCAAGCTGGAGTTCTCCATCTACCCAGCCCCCCAGGTGTCCACAGCCGTGGTCGAGCCCTACAACTCCATCCTGACCACCCACACCACCCTGGAGCACTCAGACTGTGCTTTCATGGTGGACAACGAAGCCATCTATGACATCTGCCGTCGCAACCTGGACATCGAGCGCCCCACCTACACCAACCTCAACCGCCTCATCAGCCAGATCGTCTCTTCCATCACAGCCTCCCTGCGCTTCGACGGGGCCCTCAACATGGACCTGACGGAGTTCCAGACCAACCTGGTGCCCTACCCTCGCATCCACTTCCCCCTGGCCACCTACGCGCCCGTCATCTCTGCAGAGAAGGCCTACCACGAGCAGCTGTCGGTGGCCGAGATCACCAATTCCTGCTTCGAGCCTGCCAACCAGATGGTGAAGTGCGATCCCCGCCATGGCAAGTACATGGCCTGCTGCCTGCTGTACCGTGGAGACGTGGTGCCCAAGGATGTCAACGCCGCCATTGCTGCCATCAAGACCAAGCGCAGCATTCAATTTGTGGACTGGTGTCCCACGGGCTTCAAGGTTGGGATCAACTACCAGCCGCCCACTGTGGTGCCCGGGGGTGACCTGGCCAAGGTGCAGCGTGCTGTGTGTATGCTGAGCAACACAACCGCCATTGCCGAGGCCTGGGCCCGCCTGGACCACAAGTTCGACCTGATGTATGCCAAGAGGGCGTTTGTGCATTGGTATGTGGGCGAGGGCATGGAGGAGGGTGAGTTCTCCGAGGCCCGGGAGGATATGGCTGCCCTGGAGAAGGATTACGAGGAGTTAGGTGTGGAtagtgtgggggggaggggggagaaggagggggtTTAA
- the DNAJB2 gene encoding dnaJ homolog subfamily B member 2 isoform X1 has translation MASYYDILDVPRSASADDIKKAYRRKALQWHPDKNPDNKEFAERKFKEVAEAYEVLSDKHKREVYDRYGREGLTGAGTGPSRAEAGSGGPGFTFTFRSPEEVFREFFGSGDPFSELFDDLGPFSELQNRGSRHSGPFFTFSSSFPGHSDFSSSSFSFSPGAGAFRSVSMSTTFVQGRRITTRRIMENGQERVEVEEDGQLKSVTINGVPDDLALGLELSRREQQQSVTSRSGGMQMRQTPASRPSDSDLSEDDEDLQLAMAYSLSEMEAAGKKPAGGREAQRRRRQGPLKAQFQDLGMQGTHEGARGDTAKPSPTLEEKASRCLIL, from the exons ATGGCATCCTACTACGACATCCTAGACGTGCCGCGAAGTGCGTCCGCTGATGACATCAAGAAGGC GTATCGTCGGAAGGCGCTACAGTGGCATCCAGACAAGAACCCGGATAATAAAGAGTTTGCTGAGAGGAAGTTCAAGGAGGTGGCCGAGGCATATGAAGTGCTGTCGGACA AGCATAAGCGAGAGGTCTACGACCGCTATGGCCGGGAAGGGCTAACTGGAGCAG GAACTGGCCCATCTCGGGCAGAAGCTGGCAGTGGTGGGCCTGGCTTCACCTTCACCTTCCGCAGCCCTGAGGAGGTCTTCCGGGAGTTCTTTGGGAGTGGAGACCCTTTTTCGGAGCTCTTTG ATGACCTGGGTCCCTTCTCAGAGCTTCAGAACCGAGGATCCCGACACTCGGGCCCCTTCttcaccttctcttcctccttccctgggcACTCTG ATTTCTCCTCCTCATCTTTCTCCTTCAGTCCTGGGGCCGGTGCTTTTCGCTCTGTTTCTATGTCTACCACCTTTGTCCAAGGACGCCGCATCACGACACGCAG AATCATGGAGAACGGGCAGGAACGGGTGGAAGTGGAGGAGGATGGGCAGCTGAAGTCAGTCACAATCAATG GTGTCCCAGATGACCTGGCACtaggcttggagctgagccgtcGCGAGCAGCAACAGTCTGTCACCTCCAGATCCGGGGGCATGCAGATGCGGCAGACCCCTGCATCACGCCCCTCTGACAGTGACCTCTCTGAGGATGACGAAGACCTTCAGCTCGCCATGGCCTACAGCCTGTCAGAGATGGAGGCAGCTGGGAAGAAACCAGCAGGTGGGCGGGAGGCACAGAGACGACGACGACAAGGGCCCCTCAAGGCCCAGTTCCAAGATCTGGGCATGCAGGGGACCCATGAGGGTGCAAGGGGTGACACAGCCAAACCCAGCCCAACCCTAGAGGAGAAGGCCTCTCGCTGCCTCATCCTCTGA
- the DNAJB2 gene encoding dnaJ homolog subfamily B member 2 isoform X2, with amino-acid sequence MASYYDILDVPRSASADDIKKAYRRKALQWHPDKNPDNKEFAERKFKEVAEAYEVLSDKHKREVYDRYGREGLTGAGTGPSRAEAGSGGPGFTFTFRSPEEVFREFFGSGDPFSELFDDLGPFSELQNRGSRHSGPFFTFSSSFPGHSDFSSSSFSFSPGAGAFRSVSMSTTFVQGRRITTRRIMENGQERVEVEEDGQLKSVTINGVPDDLALGLELSRREQQQSVTSRSGGMQMRQTPASRPSDSDLSEDDEDLQLAMAYSLSEMEAAGKKPADVF; translated from the exons ATGGCATCCTACTACGACATCCTAGACGTGCCGCGAAGTGCGTCCGCTGATGACATCAAGAAGGC GTATCGTCGGAAGGCGCTACAGTGGCATCCAGACAAGAACCCGGATAATAAAGAGTTTGCTGAGAGGAAGTTCAAGGAGGTGGCCGAGGCATATGAAGTGCTGTCGGACA AGCATAAGCGAGAGGTCTACGACCGCTATGGCCGGGAAGGGCTAACTGGAGCAG GAACTGGCCCATCTCGGGCAGAAGCTGGCAGTGGTGGGCCTGGCTTCACCTTCACCTTCCGCAGCCCTGAGGAGGTCTTCCGGGAGTTCTTTGGGAGTGGAGACCCTTTTTCGGAGCTCTTTG ATGACCTGGGTCCCTTCTCAGAGCTTCAGAACCGAGGATCCCGACACTCGGGCCCCTTCttcaccttctcttcctccttccctgggcACTCTG ATTTCTCCTCCTCATCTTTCTCCTTCAGTCCTGGGGCCGGTGCTTTTCGCTCTGTTTCTATGTCTACCACCTTTGTCCAAGGACGCCGCATCACGACACGCAG AATCATGGAGAACGGGCAGGAACGGGTGGAAGTGGAGGAGGATGGGCAGCTGAAGTCAGTCACAATCAATG GTGTCCCAGATGACCTGGCACtaggcttggagctgagccgtcGCGAGCAGCAACAGTCTGTCACCTCCAGATCCGGGGGCATGCAGATGCGGCAGACCCCTGCATCACGCCCCTCTGACAGTGACCTCTCTGAGGATGACGAAGACCTTCAGCTCGCCATGGCCTACAGCCTGTCAGAGATGGAGGCAGCTGGGAAGAAACCAGCAG ATGTGTTCTGA